One genomic segment of Nonomuraea coxensis DSM 45129 includes these proteins:
- a CDS encoding 6-phospho-beta-glucosidase, producing the protein MRLAVLGGGGFRVPLVYGALLRDRAKPRVEEVVLHDVSADRLAVIGHVLRRLAEGHADPPAVRVTTSLDEALRGADFVFSAMRVGGLAGRAADERVALELGLLGQETTGPGGVAYGLRTVPVAVRVAERVAELAPRAWVINFTNPAGMITEAMRRVLGDRVIGICDSPIGLIRRAAAALGLDPARVQPDYVGLNHLGWLRGLGHDGHDVLPALLADEPALRQVEEARLFGPGWVRTLGALPNEYLYYYYFTREAIAAGRGRTRGESLLDRQDAFYAAVQADPGQALAEWRRARRERDESYMADVRDTAEAGERDAADLEAGGYEGIALALMAALSRGEPSTMILNVRNGSAVPGLPAEAVVEIPCAVGGAGVRPLATRPLPGRFLGLLQQVKAVEQTAIEAALTGSADLAVEAFALHPLVDSVSTARALLDGYRARIPELARAVPGAV; encoded by the coding sequence ATGAGACTGGCCGTTCTCGGGGGCGGAGGCTTCCGCGTGCCGCTCGTGTACGGGGCGCTGCTGCGCGACCGGGCCAAGCCGCGGGTGGAGGAGGTCGTGCTCCACGACGTCTCCGCCGACCGGCTGGCGGTCATCGGCCACGTGCTGCGCCGGCTCGCCGAAGGTCACGCCGACCCGCCCGCGGTGCGCGTCACCACCTCGCTCGACGAGGCCCTGCGCGGAGCCGACTTCGTCTTCTCCGCCATGCGGGTGGGCGGCCTGGCCGGGCGCGCCGCGGACGAGCGGGTCGCGCTGGAGCTGGGGCTGCTCGGCCAGGAGACCACCGGTCCCGGCGGCGTCGCCTACGGCCTGCGCACCGTGCCGGTCGCCGTACGGGTGGCCGAGCGGGTCGCCGAGCTCGCGCCGCGCGCCTGGGTCATCAACTTCACCAACCCGGCAGGCATGATCACCGAGGCGATGCGGCGGGTCCTCGGCGACCGGGTGATCGGCATCTGCGACTCGCCGATCGGCCTCATCCGCCGGGCCGCCGCCGCGCTCGGGCTCGACCCGGCCCGCGTCCAGCCCGACTACGTGGGGCTCAACCACCTGGGCTGGCTGCGCGGGCTCGGCCACGACGGCCACGACGTGCTGCCCGCCCTGCTCGCCGACGAGCCGGCGCTGCGCCAGGTGGAGGAGGCCCGGTTGTTCGGGCCCGGCTGGGTGCGCACGCTCGGCGCGCTGCCGAACGAATACCTCTATTACTACTACTTCACCCGCGAGGCGATCGCCGCCGGCCGGGGCCGCACCCGCGGGGAGAGCCTGCTCGACCGGCAGGACGCCTTCTACGCCGCCGTCCAGGCCGATCCCGGGCAGGCGCTGGCCGAGTGGCGGCGGGCGCGCAGGGAGCGCGACGAGTCGTACATGGCCGACGTCCGCGACACGGCCGAGGCGGGCGAGCGCGACGCGGCCGACCTGGAGGCGGGCGGCTACGAGGGCATCGCGCTCGCGCTGATGGCCGCCCTGTCGCGCGGCGAACCGTCCACGATGATCCTCAACGTGCGCAACGGCTCGGCCGTGCCCGGCCTGCCCGCCGAGGCGGTCGTGGAGATCCCGTGCGCGGTGGGCGGCGCCGGGGTGCGCCCGCTGGCCACCCGCCCGCTGCCGGGCCGGTTCCTCGGGCTGTTGCAGCAGGTGAAGGCGGTCGAGCAGACCGCCATCGAGGCCGCGCTGACCGGGTCGGCCGACCTGGCCGTGGAGGCGTTCGCCCTGCATCCGCTGGTTGACTCGGTCTCCACGGCCCGCGCCCTGCTCGACGGCTACCGCGCCCGCATCCCCGAGCTGGCGCGGGCCGTGCCCGGGGCGGTCTGA
- a CDS encoding DeoR/GlpR family DNA-binding transcription regulator — protein sequence MLQRLRHAEIMRRVRLSGATSVSDLASQLGVSPSTIRRDLEVLDRDGTLRRVRGGALACVDADADHPFAEVAEVDGQDKEAVAARAAELVRDGDVVLLDIGTTTACLARRLRGRRVTVVTSSLAVLDALRCDPEVELLLLGGMVRRSYHSLVGVLTEAALKQVVADRVFLGASGVRPDGQLVDTTLAEVPLKRAMIAAAGQVLLLVDRHKFPGTGALRVCGPEDVDVVVTNTGADPATLRSLTAAGAEVLLA from the coding sequence GTGCTTCAGCGCCTCCGGCATGCCGAGATCATGCGCCGCGTCCGGCTCTCAGGCGCCACCAGCGTCAGCGATCTCGCCAGCCAGCTCGGCGTGAGCCCGTCCACCATCCGCAGGGACCTCGAGGTGCTCGACCGCGACGGCACGCTGCGCCGCGTCCGCGGCGGCGCCCTGGCCTGCGTGGACGCAGACGCCGACCATCCCTTCGCCGAGGTGGCCGAGGTCGACGGGCAGGACAAGGAGGCCGTGGCGGCCCGCGCCGCCGAACTGGTCCGCGACGGCGACGTGGTGCTGCTCGACATCGGCACCACCACCGCGTGCCTGGCCCGGCGGCTGCGCGGGCGGCGCGTCACGGTCGTCACCTCCAGCCTCGCCGTGCTCGACGCGCTCCGCTGCGACCCCGAGGTCGAGCTGCTGCTGCTCGGCGGCATGGTCCGGCGTTCCTACCACTCCCTCGTCGGGGTGCTCACCGAGGCGGCGCTGAAGCAGGTGGTGGCCGACCGGGTCTTCCTGGGCGCCAGCGGCGTGCGCCCCGACGGGCAGCTCGTGGACACCACGCTCGCCGAGGTGCCGCTCAAGCGGGCGATGATCGCCGCGGCCGGGCAGGTGCTGCTGCTGGTCGACCGGCACAAGTTCCCCGGCACGGGCGCGCTGCGCGTGTGCGGGCCCGAGGACGTCGACGTGGTCGTCACGAACACCGGGGCCGATCCGGCCACGCTGCGCAGCCTGACGGCCGCGGGCGCTGAGGTGCTGCTCGCGTGA
- a CDS encoding PfkB family carbohydrate kinase, which translates to MTVQAYDPLAGERAPGSPQFDVFLAGTVFLDIIFTGLPAMPAAGTEIWADGMGSCPGGIANLAIATSRLGLRTSLAAAFGDDDYGDFCWRTLEQQESVDLSRSRRFEHWHSPVTVSMAVDRDRSMVTHGHPSPMPASEMIGMPPRSKAVIVTLAADEPLGTPGSACNWAELAHHDGALIFADVGWDPSGSWSSGVLEQLSICHAFMPNAVEAMAYTRTDTPRDALYAIADLVPVAVVTDGANGAMAIDSTTGEEAFVPAPRVNALDPTGAGDVFGAGFVLGTLCGWPLTDRVAFAQVCAALAVQQFGGSLAAPGWGDIADWWHEVRARARHGGAYGSSLARRYGFLDRLVPTDPVGAVRRAAATIARYADVGVVPQPQPGGEATPVTEAGSRKADPRNEVPAHDDGDPGTPRVPAQKE; encoded by the coding sequence GTGACTGTCCAGGCGTACGACCCTCTCGCCGGCGAGCGCGCTCCCGGCAGCCCGCAGTTCGACGTGTTCCTGGCGGGCACGGTCTTCCTGGACATCATCTTCACCGGCCTGCCCGCCATGCCCGCCGCCGGCACCGAGATCTGGGCGGACGGCATGGGCTCGTGCCCCGGCGGCATCGCCAACCTCGCCATCGCCACCAGCCGGCTCGGCCTGCGCACCTCCCTGGCCGCGGCCTTCGGCGACGACGACTACGGCGACTTCTGCTGGCGCACCCTGGAGCAGCAGGAGTCGGTCGACCTGTCGCGGTCGCGCCGCTTCGAGCACTGGCACTCGCCGGTCACCGTCTCCATGGCCGTCGACCGCGACCGCAGCATGGTGACCCACGGCCACCCCTCCCCCATGCCGGCCTCCGAGATGATCGGCATGCCGCCCCGTTCCAAGGCCGTGATCGTCACCCTGGCCGCCGACGAGCCGCTCGGCACCCCCGGCAGCGCGTGCAACTGGGCCGAGCTGGCGCACCACGACGGCGCGCTGATCTTCGCCGACGTCGGCTGGGACCCGTCGGGGTCCTGGTCCTCCGGGGTGCTGGAGCAGCTGTCGATCTGCCACGCCTTCATGCCGAACGCCGTCGAGGCCATGGCCTACACCCGCACCGACACCCCGCGCGACGCGCTCTACGCCATCGCCGACCTCGTGCCGGTCGCCGTGGTGACCGACGGCGCCAACGGCGCGATGGCCATCGACTCCACCACCGGCGAGGAGGCGTTCGTGCCCGCGCCGCGGGTCAACGCGCTCGACCCCACGGGCGCCGGCGACGTGTTCGGCGCGGGCTTCGTGCTCGGCACGCTGTGCGGCTGGCCGCTCACCGACCGCGTCGCCTTCGCACAGGTGTGCGCGGCCCTCGCCGTGCAGCAGTTCGGCGGCTCGCTCGCCGCGCCCGGCTGGGGCGACATCGCCGATTGGTGGCACGAGGTGCGCGCCAGGGCCCGCCACGGCGGCGCCTACGGCAGCTCGCTCGCCCGCCGCTACGGCTTCCTGGACCGGCTGGTGCCCACCGACCCGGTCGGCGCGGTACGCCGCGCCGCCGCCACCATCGCCCGCTACGCCGACGTCGGCGTCGTCCCCCAGCCCCAGCCGGGCGGCGAGGCCACCCCGGTGACGGAGGCCGGATCCAGGAAAGCGGATCCGCGGAACGAAGTCCCCGCGCACGACGACGGGGACCCCGGCACCCCCCGCGTGCCCGCGCAGAAGGAGTAA
- a CDS encoding extracellular solute-binding protein produces the protein MTPSTRRSGRTPAIALLAAAALALTACAPGSSAPPAPPSQAPSAVRTDAAALGDVTLTVWDQEVRGGQAAQMKQLNDAFQAKYPNIKLNRVSRSFDDLNTTLRLALSGNEPPDVVEANNGRSSMGAFVKAGQLLPLDAYADAYGWKRRYPESVLRYSRYSADGKLFGEGNLYGLPQVGEVVGVFYNKAKLGKLGLRPPATWADFETALGTAKTAGEVPLQLGNLDKWPAIHVFGTVQGRHVPADQISALAFGRKGASWTTPENTAAAEQLVGWVDKGYFGKGFNGQGYDPAWQAFGKGEGVFLIAGTWLLADLEKALGDDLGFMLPPGVSAGAAPVATGGTGLPFAITAKSPHPDAAAAYVDFITSADAMKVLTSTGNLPVAETGQQSVQAGPQQDVFTAFGTVTGKDGLVPYLDYATPTFADTLGAALQDLLAKKVTPQEFLATLEKDYKTFTESN, from the coding sequence ATGACGCCCTCGACGCGACGGTCGGGCCGCACCCCGGCGATCGCGCTGCTCGCCGCCGCCGCCCTCGCCCTGACCGCGTGCGCCCCCGGCTCCTCCGCGCCGCCCGCCCCGCCGAGCCAGGCCCCGTCCGCCGTGCGCACCGACGCCGCCGCCCTCGGCGACGTCACGCTCACCGTCTGGGACCAGGAGGTCCGCGGCGGGCAGGCGGCCCAGATGAAGCAGCTCAACGACGCCTTCCAGGCCAAATATCCCAACATCAAGCTCAACCGGGTCTCCCGCTCCTTCGACGACCTCAACACCACGCTCCGCCTCGCCCTCAGCGGCAACGAGCCTCCTGACGTCGTCGAGGCCAACAACGGCCGCTCCTCCATGGGCGCGTTCGTCAAGGCCGGCCAGCTCCTCCCGCTCGACGCCTACGCCGACGCCTACGGCTGGAAGCGGCGCTACCCGGAGTCCGTCCTGCGCTACTCCCGCTACAGCGCCGACGGCAAGCTCTTCGGCGAGGGCAACCTGTACGGCCTCCCCCAGGTCGGCGAGGTCGTCGGCGTCTTCTACAACAAGGCCAAGCTCGGCAAGCTCGGGCTGCGGCCGCCCGCGACGTGGGCCGACTTCGAGACCGCGCTCGGCACCGCCAAGACCGCCGGCGAGGTGCCCCTGCAGCTCGGCAACCTCGACAAGTGGCCCGCCATCCACGTCTTCGGCACCGTCCAGGGCCGCCACGTGCCCGCGGACCAGATCTCCGCGCTCGCCTTCGGCCGCAAGGGCGCGTCCTGGACCACGCCCGAGAACACCGCCGCCGCCGAGCAGCTCGTCGGCTGGGTCGACAAGGGCTACTTCGGCAAGGGCTTCAACGGCCAGGGCTACGACCCCGCCTGGCAGGCGTTCGGCAAGGGCGAGGGGGTCTTCCTCATCGCGGGCACCTGGCTGCTCGCCGACCTGGAGAAGGCGCTCGGCGACGACCTCGGCTTCATGCTGCCGCCGGGCGTCTCCGCCGGCGCGGCGCCGGTCGCGACCGGGGGCACCGGGCTGCCGTTCGCCATCACCGCCAAGAGCCCCCATCCGGACGCGGCGGCCGCGTACGTCGACTTCATCACCAGCGCGGACGCCATGAAGGTGCTCACCTCGACCGGCAACCTGCCGGTCGCCGAGACCGGGCAGCAGAGCGTGCAGGCGGGGCCGCAGCAGGACGTCTTCACCGCGTTCGGCACCGTCACCGGGAAGGACGGGCTGGTGCCGTACCTGGACTACGCCACCCCGACCTTCGCCGACACGCTCGGCGCGGCGCTGCAGGACCTGCTCGCGAAGAAGGTGACCCCGCAGGAGTTCCTGGCCACGCTGGAGAAGGACTACAAGACCTTCACCGAGAGCAACTGA
- a CDS encoding carbohydrate ABC transporter permease — protein MARGRAAGRPPGEPRRVAYLYLLPALVVYAAFLLFPIGRAVQFSLYDWDGLSVGRWAGLDNYAAIIADEGLRDAFGHALVLVVFYALIPLAVGLALAAVLNHAKVRGLGFFRTVVFLPQVVAMVVVAVAWRRVYAPDGTLNALLGALGLESLTRGWLGDYAFALPAVGVVGTWVETGLVTVLLLAGMSRVPPDLYEAARLDGAGAVREFFAVTLPSVRGEIAVALTLTVIAALRTFDLVYVTTRGGPGTSTTVPSYEVYHRAFGLGQVGSAAAVGVTLALLIFVISFGINRFADRGLT, from the coding sequence ATGGCGCGGGGGAGGGCGGCGGGGCGGCCTCCGGGCGAGCCGCGGCGCGTCGCCTACCTCTACCTGCTGCCGGCGCTCGTGGTCTACGCGGCGTTCCTGCTGTTCCCGATCGGGCGGGCGGTGCAGTTCTCCCTCTACGACTGGGACGGGCTGTCCGTGGGCAGGTGGGCGGGCCTGGACAACTACGCCGCCATCATCGCCGACGAGGGGCTGCGCGACGCCTTCGGGCACGCGCTGGTGCTCGTCGTGTTCTACGCGTTGATCCCGCTGGCCGTCGGCCTGGCGCTGGCGGCGGTGCTCAACCACGCCAAGGTGCGCGGGCTCGGCTTCTTCCGCACGGTGGTGTTCCTGCCGCAGGTGGTGGCAATGGTCGTGGTGGCGGTGGCCTGGCGGCGGGTGTACGCGCCCGACGGCACGCTCAACGCGCTGCTCGGCGCGCTCGGGCTGGAGTCGCTGACGCGCGGCTGGCTCGGCGACTACGCCTTCGCGCTGCCCGCGGTCGGGGTGGTGGGCACGTGGGTCGAGACGGGGCTGGTGACCGTGCTGCTGCTGGCCGGGATGAGCCGGGTGCCGCCCGACCTGTACGAGGCCGCCCGCCTGGACGGGGCCGGCGCGGTCCGGGAGTTCTTCGCCGTGACGCTGCCTTCGGTGCGCGGGGAGATCGCGGTCGCGCTGACGCTCACGGTCATCGCCGCGCTGCGCACGTTCGACCTGGTGTACGTGACGACGCGGGGCGGTCCTGGCACGTCCACGACGGTGCCGTCGTACGAGGTGTACCACCGGGCCTTCGGGCTCGGCCAGGTGGGCTCGGCGGCGGCCGTCGGGGTCACGCTGGCCCTGCTCATCTTCGTGATCTCGTTCGGGATCAACCGGTTCGCCGACAGGGGGCTCACGTGA
- a CDS encoding carbohydrate ABC transporter permease produces the protein MISRGERVANYVILSVFAVFALLPIVTILGAALGPSDSGGTAGPANFAAAWEAGRFGTYLRTSLAVSAFVVVVSVVLSVMSGYAFGTMRFRGQSALFYLFMLGIMMPSEAVAVPLYFDLRSLGLIDTFWSVALPQVALSVAFGTFWMRAYFRASNRAIVEAARIDGASTWRILWQVLVPPARPAVVTLTVLVFMWTWNEFLIPLIMVTSESLRTAPLGLAFFQGQHTSGFTLLAAGSVIVATPVVIFYLFLQRHFVRGLLQGAVRE, from the coding sequence GTGATCTCGCGCGGCGAGCGGGTGGCCAACTACGTCATCCTGTCGGTGTTCGCGGTGTTCGCGCTGCTCCCGATCGTGACGATCCTGGGGGCGGCGCTGGGCCCGTCCGACAGCGGCGGGACGGCGGGGCCGGCGAACTTCGCGGCGGCCTGGGAGGCAGGGCGGTTCGGCACGTACCTGCGGACCAGCCTCGCGGTGTCGGCGTTCGTCGTGGTGGTCAGCGTCGTGCTGTCGGTCATGAGCGGGTACGCGTTCGGCACGATGCGCTTTCGCGGGCAGTCGGCGCTGTTCTACCTGTTCATGCTCGGGATCATGATGCCGAGCGAGGCCGTCGCGGTGCCGCTCTACTTCGACCTGCGCTCGCTGGGCCTGATCGACACGTTCTGGTCGGTGGCGCTGCCGCAGGTGGCGCTGTCGGTGGCGTTCGGGACGTTCTGGATGCGGGCCTACTTCCGTGCCTCGAACCGGGCGATCGTGGAGGCGGCGCGCATCGACGGGGCCTCGACGTGGCGGATCCTGTGGCAGGTGCTGGTGCCGCCGGCGCGGCCGGCGGTGGTGACGCTGACGGTGCTGGTCTTCATGTGGACGTGGAACGAGTTCCTCATCCCGCTGATCATGGTGACCAGCGAGTCGCTGCGCACGGCGCCGCTCGGCCTGGCGTTCTTCCAGGGCCAGCACACCTCGGGCTTCACCCTGCTCGCGGCCGGGTCGGTGATCGTCGCCACCCCGGTCGTGATCTTCTACCTGTTCCTCCAGCGACACTTCGTCCGCGGGCTGCTCCAGGGGGCGGTCCGCGAGTAG
- a CDS encoding sugar-binding protein translates to MRLFLSALLMLVPGATAVPPAEAAAGPAASVDLDALFVGAHPDDEAFSLSTLGQWNEDHRVRAGVVTVTRGEGGGNAVGPEEGPALGLLREAEERAAVGRADVREVFNLDDVDFYYTVSAPLTDQVWGGDTLEKVVRVVRQTRPEILLTMDPAPTPGNHGNHQEAARLAIEAFYAAADPKAFPEQITREGLKPFAPARLLTGGGRGTSQAGPSCGATFRPANPAQNVYGVWSGRPSRAGRTWAAIERDAQRVYASQGWAVFPDVPADPAQLGCDFFTQVDARVPFPEPGTPAAAAPTAILDGVLTAPAGSVPLGTRLSLRTGAFDVRPGTPFTVEVSVTARDPLGRSSAALRVPEGWTVAGSGDLGRITAGRPASARFTVTPATGAAGRARIGAVLTTERGRGWTDRQVEASPAVRGQQQLLPQVAQFEKWTAEVGVPQLRGLVTPVLTLPSGGSRQVGVVVTNVGDAPRSGTVRVDVPAGFAADRDEAAYPELAPGASATVPFTVTNTDASMKTSNEGGDHAYTVTVDGVVTGRPALELVPAATIPRAEAAPDVDGDDSGYPGPALDVSRLWEGTACSSAADCSATARLAWHEDTLYVAVRVKDDVLGTRLAAADCKRHWRTDAVEIALDPRGASENTSTTFKAAVLPVTAEGPPCALRDADNRQGPATGMRIASTVSPGEYTVEAAIPLELLPGSVDPEHLGLNILVYDSDTQDKTGQTRIGWSTWGGVQGDPYRWGVASLTGYRSAERPAAEPVIPDTALSSLDSPQSLEQAVRVDVPPAGGPAAADAGQVVTAVRAGEAVTVTFRAAGPGKAHLFVRDAQGTAGSAVTAVPRRGTTTVQIPLTRALAAGPAVVAGWEPSRGGASASRTRVR, encoded by the coding sequence ATGCGATTGTTCCTGTCCGCCCTGCTGATGCTCGTCCCGGGAGCCACCGCCGTCCCGCCCGCCGAGGCGGCGGCCGGCCCGGCCGCGTCCGTGGACCTCGACGCGCTGTTCGTCGGCGCGCATCCTGACGACGAGGCGTTCAGCCTGTCCACCCTCGGCCAGTGGAACGAGGACCACCGCGTCCGCGCGGGCGTGGTCACCGTCACGCGGGGCGAGGGCGGCGGCAACGCCGTCGGCCCCGAGGAGGGGCCCGCGCTGGGGCTGCTGCGCGAGGCCGAGGAACGCGCGGCCGTCGGCCGGGCCGACGTGCGCGAGGTGTTCAACCTCGACGACGTCGACTTCTACTACACGGTGAGCGCCCCGCTCACCGACCAGGTGTGGGGCGGCGACACGCTGGAGAAGGTCGTGAGGGTCGTCCGGCAGACCCGGCCGGAGATCCTGCTGACGATGGACCCGGCCCCGACGCCCGGCAACCACGGCAACCACCAGGAGGCGGCCCGGCTGGCGATCGAGGCGTTCTACGCGGCGGCCGACCCGAAGGCGTTCCCCGAGCAGATCACGCGGGAGGGGCTGAAGCCGTTCGCGCCGGCGCGGCTGCTGACCGGCGGCGGGCGCGGCACGTCCCAAGCAGGGCCGTCCTGCGGGGCGACCTTCCGCCCGGCGAACCCCGCGCAGAACGTCTACGGCGTGTGGAGCGGGCGCCCGTCGCGGGCGGGCCGGACGTGGGCGGCGATCGAGCGGGACGCCCAGCGCGTCTACGCCTCCCAGGGCTGGGCCGTCTTCCCCGACGTGCCCGCCGACCCGGCGCAGCTCGGCTGCGACTTCTTCACCCAGGTGGACGCGCGGGTGCCGTTCCCCGAGCCGGGCACCCCGGCCGCGGCGGCGCCCACGGCGATCCTGGACGGCGTGCTGACCGCGCCCGCGGGGTCCGTGCCGCTCGGCACCCGGCTCTCGCTGCGGACCGGCGCGTTCGACGTGCGGCCGGGGACGCCGTTCACGGTCGAGGTCTCGGTGACGGCCCGCGACCCGCTGGGCCGCTCGTCGGCCGCGCTGCGCGTCCCCGAGGGCTGGACCGTCGCCGGCTCCGGCGACCTCGGCAGGATCACGGCCGGGCGGCCGGCGTCGGCGCGGTTCACCGTCACGCCGGCGACGGGGGCGGCGGGCCGGGCGCGGATCGGCGCGGTGCTGACCACCGAGCGGGGCCGCGGCTGGACCGACCGGCAGGTCGAGGCGAGCCCCGCCGTACGGGGGCAGCAGCAGCTCCTCCCCCAGGTCGCCCAGTTCGAGAAGTGGACCGCCGAGGTCGGCGTGCCGCAGCTGCGCGGCCTGGTCACGCCGGTGCTGACGCTGCCGTCCGGCGGCTCGCGGCAGGTCGGCGTCGTGGTCACGAACGTCGGCGACGCGCCGCGCTCCGGCACCGTGCGCGTGGACGTGCCCGCGGGCTTCGCCGCCGACCGGGACGAGGCGGCCTACCCCGAGCTGGCGCCGGGCGCGTCGGCGACGGTGCCGTTCACCGTCACGAACACCGACGCCTCGATGAAGACGTCCAACGAGGGCGGCGACCACGCCTACACCGTCACCGTGGACGGCGTGGTCACCGGCCGGCCCGCGCTGGAGCTGGTGCCGGCGGCCACGATCCCGCGGGCGGAGGCGGCGCCGGACGTGGACGGGGACGACTCCGGCTATCCGGGGCCCGCGCTCGACGTCTCCCGGCTGTGGGAGGGCACGGCGTGCTCGTCGGCGGCCGACTGCTCGGCCACGGCCAGGCTGGCCTGGCACGAGGACACGCTGTACGTGGCGGTCCGGGTCAAGGACGACGTGCTCGGCACGCGGCTGGCCGCCGCCGACTGCAAGCGGCACTGGCGTACCGACGCCGTCGAGATCGCGCTCGACCCGCGCGGCGCGTCGGAGAACACGTCCACGACGTTCAAGGCGGCGGTGCTGCCGGTGACCGCCGAGGGGCCGCCGTGCGCGCTGCGCGACGCCGACAACCGGCAGGGCCCGGCCACCGGGATGCGGATCGCGTCCACGGTCTCCCCCGGCGAGTACACGGTGGAGGCGGCGATCCCGCTGGAGCTGCTGCCCGGCTCCGTCGATCCGGAGCACCTCGGGCTCAACATCCTGGTGTACGACTCCGACACCCAGGACAAGACCGGGCAGACCCGGATCGGCTGGTCGACGTGGGGCGGTGTGCAGGGCGACCCGTACCGGTGGGGCGTGGCCTCGCTGACCGGCTACCGGAGCGCGGAGCGGCCGGCGGCCGAACCGGTCATCCCGGACACGGCGCTGTCCAGCCTGGACTCGCCGCAGTCGCTGGAGCAGGCGGTCCGGGTGGACGTGCCGCCGGCCGGCGGCCCCGCGGCGGCCGACGCCGGGCAGGTGGTCACGGCGGTCCGGGCCGGGGAGGCGGTCACGGTGACGTTCCGTGCGGCGGGGCCGGGCAAGGCCCACCTGTTCGTCCGGGACGCCCAGGGCACGGCGGGCTCGGCGGTCACCGCCGTCCCGCGCCGGGGCACGACGACGGTGCAGATCCCGCTGACCCGGGCCCTCGCCGCCGGCCCGGCCGTGGTCGCCGGATGGGAGCCCTCCCGCGGCGGCGCCTCGGCCTCCCGGACCCGCGTACGCTGA
- a CDS encoding serine/threonine-protein kinase has product MARGESGTPPGVRPLMVGDPVVIGRYPLLGRLGAGGMGVVYLAEHPQGGLVALKTPHAAHLHDATLLARFAEEVAFSRRLVPFCTAAVLEDGADRDRPYLVTEYIPGPALSQVVLATGPLAPGLAYGVALGAAAALVAVHEAGFVHRDLKPANVLLSPAGPRVIDFGIARDVTGERGADAHTQAGQVMGSPGWVAPERLTGGAALPAADVFAWGCVVAFAASGRHPYGSGHGADETEAITRRILFEPPRLDGLPVLLRPAVEAALAKDPGRRPGAAELLRALLAAGGVGVPWDLRQAVEGVLGRIWTAVPYPASDATPPPAAPPAAPPVGLPTGQPSGLPSSKGGGRRRPGRRGVGAHLPHATFAALATVSIAAVTVIAAATGPGQDAGGEYVAPPPAVAPQASAGSTLRPRSTRTAGPPPPGPADTPTTLPVAAATTAVAPPAVTTPTVYVTRTRTTAPVTVVTPAPDREDTSRPPAAGEPGDPGPGECANPASRRRGNAAARRGCPRPSVSLTTIPQDGPGESPDPSASASPTQTATGGS; this is encoded by the coding sequence ATGGCGCGTGGTGAGAGCGGCACGCCTCCCGGCGTGCGCCCCCTGATGGTGGGCGACCCGGTCGTCATCGGCCGATACCCGCTCCTCGGCCGCCTCGGGGCAGGAGGAATGGGGGTCGTCTACCTGGCGGAGCACCCTCAGGGCGGCCTCGTCGCGCTCAAGACCCCGCACGCGGCGCACCTCCACGATGCCACGCTGCTGGCCCGCTTCGCCGAAGAAGTCGCCTTCTCGCGCAGATTGGTGCCGTTCTGCACCGCCGCCGTGCTGGAGGACGGCGCCGACCGCGACCGCCCCTACCTCGTCACCGAGTACATCCCCGGACCCGCGCTCTCGCAGGTCGTCCTCGCCACCGGGCCGCTCGCCCCCGGCCTCGCGTACGGCGTCGCGCTCGGCGCGGCGGCCGCCCTGGTGGCCGTGCACGAGGCGGGGTTCGTGCACCGCGACCTCAAACCCGCCAACGTGCTGCTGTCGCCGGCCGGGCCGCGCGTCATCGACTTCGGCATCGCCCGCGACGTGACCGGCGAGCGCGGCGCCGACGCCCACACCCAGGCGGGGCAGGTCATGGGCAGCCCCGGCTGGGTCGCGCCCGAGCGGCTCACCGGCGGGGCCGCCCTCCCGGCCGCCGATGTCTTCGCCTGGGGGTGCGTGGTGGCGTTCGCCGCGTCCGGGCGGCACCCGTACGGGAGCGGCCACGGGGCCGACGAGACGGAGGCGATCACCCGGCGCATCCTCTTCGAGCCGCCCCGGCTGGACGGCCTGCCGGTCCTGCTGCGGCCCGCCGTGGAGGCGGCGCTGGCCAAGGACCCCGGCCGCCGGCCCGGGGCCGCCGAACTGCTGCGGGCGCTGCTGGCGGCGGGCGGCGTCGGCGTTCCCTGGGATCTGCGGCAGGCGGTGGAGGGGGTGCTCGGGCGGATCTGGACGGCGGTGCCGTACCCGGCGAGCGACGCCACCCCACCCCCGGCCGCCCCGCCGGCCGCCCCGCCAGTCGGTCTGCCGACCGGGCAGCCGTCCGGATTGCCGTCCTCGAAGGGGGGCGGCCGGCGGCGGCCGGGCCGGAGAGGGGTGGGGGCGCACCTTCCGCATGCGACCTTCGCCGCCCTCGCCACCGTGTCGATCGCGGCCGTCACCGTCATCGCCGCCGCCACCGGTCCAGGTCAGGACGCCGGCGGCGAGTACGTCGCGCCGCCGCCCGCCGTGGCGCCGCAGGCCAGCGCCGGCTCCACCCTCCGTCCCCGTTCCACTCGCACCGCCGGCCCGCCGCCGCCCGGCCCGGCGGACACCCCGACGACGCTCCCCGTCGCGGCCGCGACCACCGCCGTCGCGCCCCCCGCCGTCACGACCCCGACGGTGTACGTCACTCGCACCCGTACGACGGCCCCCGTCACCGTCGTCACCCCGGCCCCGGACCGGGAGGACACCTCCCGGCCGCCCGCCGCCGGAGAGCCCGGCGACCCCGGCCCGGGCGAGTGCGCGAACCCGGCGAGCCGGCGGCGCGGCAACGCGGCGGCCCGCCGCGGCTGCCCGCGCCCGTCCGTCTCGCTCACCACGATCCCCCAGGACGGCCCTGGCGAGTCCCCGGATCCGTCCGCGTCGGCCTCACCGACGCAGACGGCCACGGGAGGCTCCTGA